A genomic window from Salvia hispanica cultivar TCC Black 2014 chromosome 5, UniMelb_Shisp_WGS_1.0, whole genome shotgun sequence includes:
- the LOC125187470 gene encoding uncharacterized protein LOC125187470 — protein MFDEIKMIGEEDDVANLGLVLKLVRKIRLFEDTQIAIVMVPLGIGVLLAYHLWLMITIKRNPRRTVIGLNAESRRIWVSCMMSDPIKNGVLAIQTIRNNIMASTLLATIAITLSSLISVYVSNQSSSCEGLNITTVSSVKFFAVLICFLAAFLCNVLSIRYYAHTSFLVTVPTYRDRKDTIEYVATNLNRGGLFWSLGLRAFYLSFPLFVWVFGHIPMFVCCCVMSCILYFLDTTTNFTRDLYTQSVNGTGEDLESAAVQPAA, from the exons ATGTTTGATGAAATCAAAATGATAGGGGAAGAAGACGATGTGGCGAATTTGGGATTAGTGTTGAAATTGGTGAGGAAAATAAGATTGTTTGAGGATACACAGATAGCAATAGTTATGGTGCCTCTTGGAATTGGAGTGCTGCTGGCCTACCATCTGTGGCTGATGATTACAATCAAACGCAACCCGAGAAGAACTGTGATTGGTCTCAATGCCGAGAGCCGCCGCATCTGGGTTTCTTGTATGATGTCT GATCCAATAAAAAACGGTGTATTGGCGATCCAAACCATACGCAACAACATAATGGCATCAACACTCTTAGCCACAATCGCCATCACTCTCAGCTCCCTAATAAGCGTCTATGTCAGCAACCAATCCAGCTCCTGCGAAGGCTTGAACATCACTACCGTCTCCTCTGTCAAATTCTTCGCGGTCCTCATCTGCTTCCTCGCGGCCTTCCTCTGCAACGTGCTCTCCATAAGGTACTACGCGCACACCAGCTTCCTCGTGACTGTCCCCACCTACAGGGACCGCAAGGACACCATTGAGTACGTTGCCACCAACCTCAACCGGGGCGGCCTCTTCTGGTCGCTTGGCCTAAGGGCATTCTACCTCTCCTTCCCTCTCTTCGTCTGGGTTTTCGGCCACATTCCCATGTTTGTGTGCTGCTGTGTCATGTCGTGTATACTCTATTTTCTTGACACGACAACCAATTTTACGAGGGATTTGTATACTCAATCTGTGAATGGTACTGGTGAGGACTTGGAGTCTGCTGCTGTTCAGCCAGCTGCTTGA